The Chamaesiphon minutus PCC 6605 DNA window CAACAATGGGGTCACGATCGAATATGGCGAGCGCACAGGCCGAGCTACTGGAGCGATTGTCACACCCATCCCGATTTGTTAGTCCATCCCTCATAGTTCTAGCTAAGTAAATTAAGTATTTTAGCTAGAACTACTGACAACGAGTGAAATTACTTGTTGGTTGTAGAGATTGATTTAATTTCAGATCTCGATCTATGTCGATCTCTATCTTTGCATTACCCAAACAAACCAAGTGTTAATCGCTGTAAACTATATTTAACGGGTATTCCAGCAAAGTTACTGTTCTACACCCCGATCGACATAAACGACCAAAAGCCGTTAACTTAGATATAGATTTAGATAAACCTGGATCGCCCAAAGTCTTTACTTTTCACTTCAAAGCCTTACTGGATGTGATGTTGCCAGGGTATTTGTTCAATTTACGACCATAAACACAATTTAACTTTATCTTTAACTCTATCTTTGTCTTTTTAACCCTATCTCTAACCCTATCTAAGTCTATCTTGCCTGGTAGTGCCAGCACAAATCACGATTCAAGAGACTCGAAGCTCAGCTCGGTCGCAAAAACCAGGAAATCAGGAGTAAATTTGCACCCTCAATCAGTAAAATAAATACAACAGGTACTCAGATCGTAAAGGCTGCCCTCTCCACATAAAAAAGGTGCCTTAGCTCCAGTATTCTGAATTAGTTGGTAGATATCCTCATTGCCCTCAAAATTAGAACCATAACAAACTTGCAGTCGGACATAGTTAAGCTGATAAAGCTGAGTCACAAAAGTTCTCACGATATTATTACACATACTCGAACATGCTTGCAGTTGGCCGATACTAAAAGTTTGCAAAATTCGCATACTCATCCAGATTCGCTGACAAACCGTCCGAAAGTAGAGCGTGTTTTGGATAGGTTTTGCCTTTTTTGTACCTGGTATTCGCGGTCTAGGCTTGAGAGTATAAAATTTAAGCTGTGAATAGTACGTCGAATGCACTCGATATCGAGTGCGATTTCTAGCACGAGTGAGGAATCCTGCTGCTTCCCAGTAAGAAATTAAGATCGCCGCATTAGTTTCATCAATCCGGCTCCAGAAGGTAAGACGGCAGGGATCGCAACTTTTACGCCATAGCTCCAACCAACAAGGTTGTCGATAGAATTCATCCGCATCATCTAACTTGTCCGCAATCGTTTTCTTCATATTACCAACCTCCAAATTTCCTCAATTAACACTAATATTCAATTACTTTAATCATCGTTATAGTCTACTTGACGAGCGAAAAAGAATGGACGATCTGCCCACTGTTGAGAGTCGATCTTTTCCCAACATTGAACCCTCGCAAATGACTCAATCCGGCTCAATCCCACCGTAATCAGCCGAATACTCCCCTTTGAAGCCTTGTGTAATCGATCGAGTAAATCTGCTTGCACTTCCACTAAACAAAGTTCTTTAGTTAACAGTTGGGTGTCTTCCAGATCGCAGGGTTTAAAATTCACCCACTGCGAAATTCGACCAGCCACAATTTTGCGTCGGGCGAGTAATTTCTCCAACTTATTGGAACCAATCAGCCAGACGGGAAGTTCGGCTAGATCGTGAATGTCTCGTGCCGCATCAATCATCCGGGGATTGTGAAATAAATAATCAGCTTCATCGATAAATAACGGACGCTGACTCAGTTTCATCTGCTCCACAATTACTTGTAACATCTGAGCGGGGAAACGCGGGGGTGGGATCGATAGCTCTGCCAGAATCGCCATTAACATCGTCGTCGGCGACCATAAAGACACCGCTCGGACATAAATTCCCCGTTCCCGATTCACCAGCCAAGCGGCGGCGGTTGATTTGCCAAAACCAGTTGGTGCATAGATTAATCCCATTCTAGGAATTCCTGGCTCGCGTCTTTGGGACTCTTGAAAGCCACTGGATAAACTGATAATATTTTTTGTAGTAACAATTTTGTAGCGCATTATTTTCACTCTTAAATAAAGATCGTTCGCTCGGCATAGATAACTCCTCAGAACTTCTCTATTAGCCATGTTTGAAACTGCTGCTCTTGTTCGGGACTGGTATAAGCTTTGAGTACGCCCAATCCTTCCGGTTCTCGAACATAGTAAAGTAAACTCTGCTTATCCTCAATCGATAAACTTTGTCGATCTCGCCAACGTGCCAGTGCCTCTTGCAGCAGGGGACGACGATCCACGACTGTCAATTGAGAAGTAATCCGTCCCATCAGCCAATCAAAAAATTGCCTTTCTTCCTGTGAAGAACTAGTATAGAGCGGCGGAAATAAACCAAGTATCTAAGAGGTTAGAGGTTTACCCTTGTAAGTCCATTTGAAGGGTTTGGCCATCGTAATGTTAAAGTAGTCCACAAACTCATGGATCCGGGCTTTCAAGTGATTTGTACTGGTAAAGCTACCGCGTCGTAACAATTTCCGTACTAGAATCCCAAACCAGATCTCAATCTGATTCATCCAAGAACAATGTTTGGGCGTGTAATGAATCACTAGCCGATGGTTTGGGTCGGCTAAAAATTGCGCTCGCGTCTCCATTGACTTCAAAATCCCCGACTGACCTTTAACACCCAGCTCCTGTGGAGTTGTCTCTAATCCGGCCACCAGCCTAACCAGCGTCTCGGATTGATGGGTATTGAGACAATCCATGACCAAATGGTATTTTGCGGCAGTGGGATATTGTGCTAAGGAACGGGTGACATGCTCGGCGAAATCAGCTTCGGTTCGAGTTGCGCCCACACTGGCCAACGCAATTCGACCAGTTGCCACATCGAAACTGGCAATTAATGATTGAGTTCCGTGTCGAGTATATTCAAACTCTACACGTTCGCACTGTCCTGGTTTCATCGGAATATTTGGCATAGTTCTCTCCAGTGCTTGAATCCCAGTCATTTCGTCCAGGCTGAGGGTGACTTCTCCTGTCAGCGCACGTTGGGGTGCTTGTTCGTAGACACGACAGATGTGTTCAACTTTGTGCCCCAATTCTGGGTCGGGGGGGGATGCAACCAGTAACTACTCTGGTGGGGTTTGAGTTCGGCTTCAGCTAGGAGTCTGCCCACATGTCGCTGGCTAATCGATGCGACGATGCCCTGTTTTATCAGTTCGGCGGCTAATTCTCTGCTCGTCCACTGACTGATGGGACGGCCGTACTGTTCGGGCGGGGCACATGCGATGGCGTATAGTTGTGTGATTTGTTCGAGGGTGAAGGTGGCTGGCGCACCTGGTCGCACGGCATCCATCAGCCGCTCGATGGCTGGCAGTTGTCGATCCTTCAACTCCAACCATCTGTTTCGCCATAATCTACTCATATCCTTGCTAATTTCTAATGTCTCAGCAATCTCACCGTGACTTTTCCCTTGGGCTGCCAAGACGATGATTTTGGCTCGGAGTGCGATTTGTTGTGGCGTTTTCTTGCGCTTGAGTAGTTGTTGTAGTTCGGCTTGTTCTACTTCATTGAGTGTAATTAGGGCAGCGGATAATCTTGGCATCCTCTGTGTTCCTCTCATTTTGATGAGCTGCTTTCAATCATAGGTCTATTTACGCCGCTCTGTACTAGTAACAGCAGCCAGAAAACCTCGTCCTTCAGGTAAGGATAAGTGTTGCATTAACAATTCCAATTCACTGGTTTCCAAAACTGGGCGAGTTTGCTGCTGTTGCCAACGATTTATCAATTCTTCTACCCGATATTGCCGCGATTGTTGTTGTTCTTGCAGCAGTAACTGTTGCTCGGACTCTGCTTCTAGCCGTTTTAGCTCTTGATGATACCGTTCTAGTTCTATTGTTGGTGGTTCTACATCAGAGCGAGCTTCAGACTCTGTAATCGCAGCAGTTATCGCTTGAATTGCTGGATAATCATGAAGTTTAGATTTGAAAACTTCTGTCAGTTCTTGAGCCGTTTTACCAACTAGCAAATAAGGATCGCTGGCTAGTTTACGCAGTAATGTTTTACCACGCTTGCGAATCTGACTCACCGATCGCAGCAAGATTTCATAGAGATGTCTGGCACGATTGGCAATGTCAGCCAGATCGATATCTGCGGCTTCCCGCCACACAGCTTGGCAAACAAATTTAGTCAGTCGATCGCTACCATAAACATAGATAGTACGAGGCTGTTGTGGATCGAAGCAGACATAGACAGTTTTGCCAATCCAACCAGCGAGTTCCGCCGCGACGTACAGACGACCACAAACTGAGATACCTTGCCTTCCAACTTGTCGCGTCCCCTCCTTGCCTGGTGCTGTCATCATTAAAAAATCTAGCTCGCGTGGATTGTGGATCTGGTGTGGCACCCAACCACCATCAACCGCTGCCGCTAAAACCTCCAGCGGAGATTTACCCTCTAGTCCAATCCCCGCTCGTCCGTGTGGACGTTGCTCGTAATCTAACCGCCAGAGATCGCACCACCGTTGAAAATCCTCAACTGACATCGCCAGTTCGATTCCAGCACAATTTCGATTGGATGAAGCACGTAACGATTGACGTTCTGCAACGCTGTGACCGACAAAAAAGGGGTTTTTAACTAGATCCCGATGTTGAAAAGTCCGGTTGAACCGTTCGACAAACGGCTTTTGTTCGGGATGCCCAGGTAAACAGCGCAAATCTTCGGTATCCACTCCTAAATTAGCCAGAAACCTTTGAACGCGGCGGCTGAGATATTCCTTGCCACAATCGGTGCGGATCTGTTCTGGCACTCCCCACTTCAAAATTGCCCGAGCAATTAACAGACAAACAGCCTCACCATTGTTCTGGGCTGACACTTTCAGCATCACTCGGCGGGTAAAAATATCGATACAGGCAATTACAAATACTCGATCCAGTCGAATCTCACCAGCACGTTCCGATTTACACTCGATATCAACGCGCATCGAGTCGATCTCCCACACCTGATTCGGGCGAAATACATTTTGCGATCTCGACCCAAATGCTGGACTGACCGTTCCTTTAACCCGATCTGGCGACATGTACATTGCCCACTCCTGCGGACGATTGGAGCGGAATTGCCTCAGCCACGCTCGTACTTGTCCGAGCGAACAAGTCTCAGGATCTAACCCAAATTCAAACTGCAAGATGTCATAAATCTGGCTTGCACCCCAATGCTTGCCACCAGCAGCCAGACAAGTTTCAATCGCCGCTGGCAAGTCTGGATCTGAGTCAATTCTGCCAGTGCCACGACGATGACCGTAGTTGCCACCGAGTGCCGAGATGGTAGGAGCTTCTCGACGCAGCTTTTGTTTGGCTTTAAGGGTACTGCGAGAGAGCTTGGGCAGGTACGCATAAACCCAATTTACTAGAGCTAATTGTCGGTCGTTATAAGCTCGAACGAAGGCTGTATCTCGATCTAGTACCGTCTCAAATGTATTGCTAGCGCACCAATGTTCGTAGGCTCTGAGAATTGCCAGCCAAGCATCGATCCGTTGCTCGCTCGTTGGTTTGACTTGCTGTACTTGAGGTCTGACCTTTGGACTCCCGATTGAAGGCTCGATATTTACATCGACTATCCGACCGGAGTTATGAATCAATGCTGTTTGAGCTGTTTGTGGCAAGCTATTGTAAGCGTACTCTCGACCGCCGCCGCGCCCCGTTCGCTGCCGCGACTGCCATTGTTCGGCTTTGGCTTTTCTTGCAACGTTGTTGGGCAAAGCTGGTAGATCTGGTAATCCTGCTAGCTCGAATGCTGAGTACCATTGTTTCATATTGGCTCCACTTTAGAATTATCACAGACGATTGAAATCCTCTCAGCGCAATACCCAAACCTGCTCGGTTTGATAAAAATCACCACGTTGTTCTAGTGGTATCCCATTGAGCAGCAACGCCAGCCAAACCTGCACCAGTGGCATCTCGATCGATCCTTGTAATGCCAATAACGACACAGGCTCACCCCACTCCTCTAGCCGCGCCGAGATCGCCGCACCCCACGCCGACACATCTTCATCGTGTGCTAATCCAATTGCTTCTTTATAAGCTATTTCCGGATCTACTGGTTCGGGTAAAATCGCCTCAAGTAAAACTTTTCGATCGATCTCAGCCACAACCGAGCGAACTTCATCAATTTCACTTTCTGAAAATTCAGATACCTTACGCGGCAAACTAGACAATGGCTCGATATAGACATCGAAGTCAATTTGCATCGATTGGCGCACATATCGATCGAAAGCATCCTCAGACATCACTGGGCCATCATCACTCCCAACCGCTTGAATCGACTCAAATGCCAACTGCGAACGCAACTCATACAAATCTGTAATCTGCGAAATCGCCTCCCCTGCCACCTGTAACCGTCCCAGACAGCCCAAATTAACAATTGCGTCTTCCACCTCCTGCCACAACCTAGCTAAATCGGCCTCTTCTGGCTCACTCGCGGCAACTTTAATTTTCGTCCATACTGGCAGGTCAATCCATTCAAACTGTGGCATTCTCGACCTCACCATAATGAATGCAAGGACGAATCGGGCACAGATAAGGATCGAGTCGTTCTAAAGCCGCAAACTTACGAACGCCGTACTTATCCTCCAACAAAGCCAACAGCTTTTTTATATATAAATGGATTTGACTTGGCACCATCCCGATACAATGAATCGGCTGAACGATCGCTACCCGTTCTTGCCCCTGCCACACTTGGGCGGAAACGGCATGAACGATCGATTCGGCTCCCGCCTCACGGTATACAATCAAAACAGCGTATTGCAAATCCGCAAATGCGGCTAGATCGGCAGGTGGTAATTCAATGACTGTTTCTTGACGGTGCCGATTGCGCTGCTGATTCTTACGATCTCGATGACGGGCATAGGATCTGCGACTGTAACAAACCTTGGGATTCCAACATCCATCGCCGTCTTTTCCATGTAAAGCTTGAGCCTGAGCAGCCGAGAGCATGGCACACTTTTTACATTTGAGGGGAATCGATCGTGGGGAGGTCGATTTTGAGGCTGATTCGGATGGAGTTTTGGTCATCGGTAACTCACCGCTCGAACTGCATGGCCTTAGCCACTGTAGCTACAGACAGGAATAGGGGTAACAACAACTCCCAGATGCGTGTTGGCAAAGGAAGACAAATTTCAGACATCATCCGCACCTGAATGACAGAATTCGATCGATGGCAAGCATTTTCCGTACCCCAGCAAATAGTCATGCTCTTTGCGAAAATCACCCGTTCGGTCTTTACCATCGCGAGCTATAACCCTAACAAGATGCTCGTCGCCATCCCCAAACAAGATAACGTTGAGTTCGCAGTAGCTCTCAAACCGCTCCAGAAAATGACCTTTGACAGTACAAGCATCAAAATAAGTACTAGCCCGAAGTTCCATCCAAGTTACGACGATCGAACC harbors:
- a CDS encoding AAA family ATPase; this translates as MRYKIVTTKNIISLSSGFQESQRREPGIPRMGLIYAPTGFGKSTAAAWLVNRERGIYVRAVSLWSPTTMLMAILAELSIPPPRFPAQMLQVIVEQMKLSQRPLFIDEADYLFHNPRMIDAARDIHDLAELPVWLIGSNKLEKLLARRKIVAGRISQWVNFKPCDLEDTQLLTKELCLVEVQADLLDRLHKASKGSIRLITVGLSRIESFARVQCWEKIDSQQWADRPFFFARQVDYNDD
- a CDS encoding transposase — protein: MGHKVEHICRVYEQAPQRALTGEVTLSLDEMTGIQALERTMPNIPMKPGQCERVEFEYTRHGTQSLIASFDVATGRIALASVGATRTEADFAEHVTRSLAQYPTAAKYHLVMDCLNTHQSETLVRLVAGLETTPQELGVKGQSGILKSMETRAQFLADPNHRLVIHYTPKHCSWMNQIEIWFGILVRKLLRRGSFTSTNHLKARIHEFVDYFNITMAKPFKWTYKGKPLTS
- a CDS encoding helix-turn-helix domain-containing protein — translated: MPRLSAALITLNEVEQAELQQLLKRKKTPQQIALRAKIIVLAAQGKSHGEIAETLEISKDMSRLWRNRWLELKDRQLPAIERLMDAVRPGAPATFTLEQITQLYAIACAPPEQYGRPISQWTSRELAAELIKQGIVASISQRHVGRLLAEAELKPHQSSYWLHPPPTQNWGTKLNTSVVSTNKHPNVR
- a CDS encoding Mu transposase C-terminal domain-containing protein; translation: MKQWYSAFELAGLPDLPALPNNVARKAKAEQWQSRQRTGRGGGREYAYNSLPQTAQTALIHNSGRIVDVNIEPSIGSPKVRPQVQQVKPTSEQRIDAWLAILRAYEHWCASNTFETVLDRDTAFVRAYNDRQLALVNWVYAYLPKLSRSTLKAKQKLRREAPTISALGGNYGHRRGTGRIDSDPDLPAAIETCLAAGGKHWGASQIYDILQFEFGLDPETCSLGQVRAWLRQFRSNRPQEWAMYMSPDRVKGTVSPAFGSRSQNVFRPNQVWEIDSMRVDIECKSERAGEIRLDRVFVIACIDIFTRRVMLKVSAQNNGEAVCLLIARAILKWGVPEQIRTDCGKEYLSRRVQRFLANLGVDTEDLRCLPGHPEQKPFVERFNRTFQHRDLVKNPFFVGHSVAERQSLRASSNRNCAGIELAMSVEDFQRWCDLWRLDYEQRPHGRAGIGLEGKSPLEVLAAAVDGGWVPHQIHNPRELDFLMMTAPGKEGTRQVGRQGISVCGRLYVAAELAGWIGKTVYVCFDPQQPRTIYVYGSDRLTKFVCQAVWREAADIDLADIANRARHLYEILLRSVSQIRKRGKTLLRKLASDPYLLVGKTAQELTEVFKSKLHDYPAIQAITAAITESEARSDVEPPTIELERYHQELKRLEAESEQQLLLQEQQQSRQYRVEELINRWQQQQTRPVLETSELELLMQHLSLPEGRGFLAAVTSTERRK